A DNA window from Mycolicibacter hiberniae contains the following coding sequences:
- a CDS encoding fatty acyl-AMP ligase: MVQSQRCAPRNGLVQIEECLDADGGIVLPPGDTLISLIDRNIATVGGAVAFRYLDYAGPEEGGRAVELTWTQLGQRLRAIGARLQELTVAGDRVAILAPQGLDYITGFYAAIKCGTVAVPLFAPELPGHAERLETALADCTPTVALTTSAARGAVEAFLAGLPQPLRPRVVVLDEIPDSAGQAFVPVPIDVDGVSHLQYTSGTTRPPIGVQVTHRSVGTNLLQMILSIDMLDRNTHGLSWLPLYHDMGLSMIGFPAVYGGHSTLISPTAFIRRPQRWIAALSDASRRGRVVTAAPNFAYELTAARGLPAPGADIDLSRVVLIIGSEPVSMAAITAFSEAFAPYGLPSTAIKPSYGIAEATLFVATIAPEAEPSVLYLDREQLGAGRAVPVGAEDPGALAQVSCGQVARSLAAVIVDAGVELPDGSVGEIWLHGANVTAGYWGRPQETRQAFGARLRSRLERGSHAGTTPADADWLRTGDLGFYLDGELYVTGRTVDLITLGGLRHYPQDIENTVAHASPMVRSGYVVAFAVPTDRLVIVAERATGTGRKDPAPAIAAIRAQVRRVHAVDAADVRFVPAGAIPRTTSGKLGRTACRRQYLAGTLGVR, encoded by the coding sequence ATGGTGCAGTCGCAGCGTTGCGCGCCCCGAAACGGACTGGTGCAGATCGAGGAGTGTCTGGACGCCGACGGCGGGATCGTCCTGCCGCCGGGCGACACGCTGATCTCGCTGATCGACCGCAATATCGCCACCGTGGGCGGGGCGGTGGCCTTCCGCTACCTCGACTATGCCGGTCCGGAAGAGGGCGGCAGGGCAGTGGAGCTGACCTGGACGCAACTCGGTCAGCGCCTGCGTGCCATCGGCGCCCGCCTGCAGGAGCTGACCGTTGCCGGTGACCGGGTGGCGATTCTCGCGCCGCAGGGCCTGGATTACATCACCGGGTTCTACGCCGCGATCAAGTGCGGCACCGTCGCGGTGCCGCTGTTCGCTCCGGAGCTGCCGGGGCACGCCGAACGGCTCGAGACCGCGCTGGCCGACTGCACCCCCACGGTGGCGCTGACCACGTCTGCGGCGCGTGGGGCCGTCGAGGCGTTTCTGGCCGGGCTGCCGCAGCCGTTGCGGCCCCGGGTGGTGGTGCTGGACGAGATCCCGGACTCGGCCGGGCAGGCATTCGTGCCCGTGCCCATCGACGTCGACGGGGTGTCGCACCTGCAGTACACCTCAGGTACCACCCGGCCGCCGATCGGTGTGCAGGTCACCCATCGATCGGTGGGCACCAACCTGCTGCAGATGATCCTGTCGATCGACATGCTGGACCGCAACACCCATGGGCTGAGCTGGCTACCGCTCTATCACGACATGGGCTTGTCGATGATCGGCTTCCCGGCGGTCTACGGCGGCCACTCCACCCTGATCTCGCCGACGGCGTTCATCCGCCGCCCGCAGCGCTGGATTGCCGCCCTCTCGGACGCCTCCCGCCGGGGCCGGGTCGTGACCGCGGCGCCGAATTTCGCCTATGAGCTGACCGCGGCGCGCGGCCTGCCCGCACCGGGCGCCGACATCGACCTGTCGCGGGTGGTGCTGATCATCGGGTCGGAGCCGGTGAGCATGGCAGCGATCACCGCCTTCAGCGAGGCGTTCGCGCCCTACGGTCTGCCGTCCACCGCCATCAAGCCGTCCTACGGCATCGCCGAGGCCACGCTGTTCGTGGCCACCATCGCCCCCGAGGCCGAGCCGAGCGTGCTGTACCTGGACCGGGAGCAACTCGGTGCCGGACGTGCCGTGCCGGTCGGCGCCGAGGACCCGGGTGCGCTGGCTCAGGTCTCCTGCGGGCAGGTCGCCCGCAGCCTGGCCGCGGTCATCGTCGACGCCGGCGTGGAACTGCCCGACGGCAGCGTCGGCGAGATCTGGCTGCACGGCGCCAACGTCACCGCCGGCTACTGGGGTCGGCCGCAGGAGACCCGGCAGGCGTTCGGCGCCCGGCTGCGCTCCCGGCTCGAGCGCGGCAGCCATGCCGGGACCACCCCGGCCGACGCTGATTGGCTGCGCACCGGCGACCTGGGCTTCTACCTCGACGGCGAGCTCTACGTCACCGGACGGACGGTAGACCTGATCACCCTCGGCGGACTCCGGCACTACCCGCAAGACATCGAGAACACGGTGGCGCACGCCTCGCCGATGGTGCGCAGCGGCTACGTCGTCGCGTTCGCCGTGCCCACCGATCGCCTGGTGATCGTCGCCGAACGGGCGACCGGCACCGGCCGCAAAGATCCGGCGCCGGCGATTGCGGCCATCCGGGCGCAGGTCCGCCGGGTGCACGCCGTGGACGCCGCCGACGTGCGGTTCGTCCCCGCCGGGGCGATCCCGCGCACCACCAGCGGAAAGCTCGGCCGCACCGCGTGCCGCCGCCAGTATCTGGCGGGCACCCTCGGCGTGCGTTGA